In one Sulfitobacter sp. LCG007 genomic region, the following are encoded:
- a CDS encoding LacI family DNA-binding transcriptional regulator, translating to MTRPSKRPLTLRDVSEACGVSEMTVSRVLRNSGDVSKATREKVLQTAKTLGYVPNQIAGSLASQRVNLVAVIIPSLSNMVFPEVFNGINSVFENTPLQPVVGVTDYLPEKEEQVLYEMLSWRPSGVIIAGIERSDASRAMLQNAGIPVVEIMDTDGKPVDSMVGISHRRAGREMAKAILKEGYSRIGFMGTKMPLDHRARKRFEGLTHGLAAEGVEIEERDFYSGGSALAKGREMTKAMLDRNPDLDFLYYSNDMIGAGGLLYLLEQGIDVPGRIGLAGFNGVELLQGLPRKLATMDACRREIGEAAAKVILERSSQPESAAPPEPVLVTMTPTITYGDTLRRYRRG from the coding sequence GTGACAAGACCAAGCAAGCGCCCCCTGACCCTGCGCGACGTCTCCGAGGCCTGCGGGGTGTCGGAGATGACCGTGAGCCGGGTGTTGCGCAACAGCGGCGATGTCTCGAAGGCGACGCGCGAGAAGGTGCTGCAGACCGCCAAGACGCTGGGGTACGTTCCGAACCAGATCGCCGGATCGCTGGCGTCGCAACGGGTGAACCTCGTCGCCGTGATCATCCCGTCGCTGTCGAACATGGTCTTCCCGGAAGTATTCAACGGGATCAACAGTGTCTTCGAGAACACGCCCCTGCAGCCGGTCGTGGGGGTGACGGACTATCTTCCGGAGAAGGAAGAACAGGTTCTCTACGAGATGCTCTCGTGGCGGCCCTCGGGTGTCATCATCGCGGGGATCGAGCGGTCGGACGCCAGCCGGGCGATGCTTCAGAACGCGGGCATTCCCGTGGTCGAGATCATGGACACGGACGGCAAGCCGGTCGATTCCATGGTGGGCATATCGCATCGGCGCGCAGGGCGAGAGATGGCGAAGGCGATCCTCAAGGAAGGCTATTCCCGCATCGGCTTCATGGGCACCAAGATGCCTCTCGATCACCGGGCCCGGAAACGCTTTGAGGGGCTGACGCACGGGCTCGCCGCGGAGGGCGTCGAGATAGAAGAGCGGGATTTCTATTCCGGCGGCTCTGCGCTGGCAAAGGGCCGGGAGATGACGAAAGCCATGCTGGACCGCAATCCGGATCTGGATTTCCTGTATTACTCCAATGACATGATCGGCGCCGGCGGGCTCTTGTACCTGCTCGAACAGGGCATCGACGTGCCGGGGCGGATCGGGCTTGCGGGTTTCAACGGGGTTGAGCTGCTTCAGGGGCTTCCGCGCAAGCTGGCGACCATGGACGCCTGCCGCCGCGAGATCGGCGAAGCGGCGGCGAAGGTCATCCTGGAGCGCAGCAGCCAGCCTGAAAGCGCTGCGCCGCCCGAACCCGTGCTCGTCACCATGACCCCCACCATCACCTACGGGGACACGCTGCGCCGATACCGCCGCGGATGA
- a CDS encoding IS6 family transposase: MPRTSPFKHHRFPREIILCAVRWYLRYPLSYQDVADLLAERDITVDRSTVYRWVQKFGPELTKRSEKHLRRASVDRHVDETYIRVGGKWRYLWRAIDANGQMVDFRLTARRDAKAAKAFLNKAIERVRRHRPVTICTDKAQAYRRVIREINHRYDPHFDSIRHIDRKWRNNRIESDHAAMKRLLGYRQSFRSLRTAKATLSGLETIRTIKRGHIHDKQPGVLGEIAFIDGLFSATA, encoded by the coding sequence ATGCCGCGCACATCGCCGTTCAAACACCACCGCTTTCCCCGCGAGATCATTCTCTGTGCTGTCCGGTGGTATCTGCGATACCCGCTGTCTTATCAGGATGTGGCCGATCTTCTGGCAGAACGCGACATCACGGTTGATCGATCTACGGTGTATCGTTGGGTCCAGAAGTTCGGCCCAGAATTGACCAAGCGCTCCGAGAAGCATCTGCGGCGCGCGAGCGTCGACCGGCATGTCGATGAAACCTATATCCGCGTCGGCGGAAAGTGGCGCTACCTCTGGCGCGCGATTGATGCAAATGGCCAGATGGTCGATTTTCGCCTCACCGCGCGCCGTGATGCGAAGGCGGCCAAAGCCTTTCTCAACAAGGCGATCGAGCGTGTCCGCCGGCATCGGCCCGTTACGATCTGTACCGACAAGGCACAGGCCTATCGGCGCGTCATCCGCGAGATCAACCACCGCTATGACCCGCATTTCGACAGCATCCGGCATATCGACCGGAAATGGCGTAACAACCGGATCGAAAGCGATCATGCGGCGATGAAGCGGCTGCTGGGATATCGGCAAAGCTTCCGCTCACTCCGAACGGCCAAGGCGACCCTCAGCGGTCTCGAGACGATCCGGACCATCAAACGCGGCCACATCCATGACAAACAACCTGGTGTCCTTGGCGAGATCGCGTTTATCGACGGCCTCTTCAGCGCCACCGCATGA